The following proteins come from a genomic window of Pseudomonas putida:
- a CDS encoding c-type cytochrome, with amino-acid sequence MKKTITTLVAAGAVTSAAVLGAAYFGLVNVGADDPHFPAVHAFLAMARDRSIEVRASDIEVPNLKDPALIQAGAGNYNAMCIGCHLAPGVEKTELSQALYPSPPNLTEIGVSGDPAAAFWTIKHGIKATGMPAWGKSMDDQYIWGIVAFLDQLPQLNAEQYQMMVASSGGHQHGGGESDMHNHEGQHGGAKSGHGNHDDSAANGVAEESHDHGSSHSESSSVAEHHGEHESGEAHSDHHTGSTPKTHVHKDGKEHTHDK; translated from the coding sequence ATGAAAAAAACAATTACAACGCTGGTGGCGGCAGGTGCTGTTACTAGCGCAGCAGTGCTAGGTGCTGCTTACTTCGGTCTCGTGAACGTTGGTGCGGACGACCCACACTTCCCCGCTGTGCATGCGTTTTTGGCCATGGCGCGGGATCGCTCGATTGAAGTCCGAGCAAGCGACATTGAGGTGCCAAACCTTAAAGATCCTGCTCTCATCCAAGCAGGGGCAGGCAACTACAACGCCATGTGTATCGGTTGCCACCTCGCGCCAGGGGTGGAGAAAACTGAACTCAGCCAAGCCCTATACCCATCCCCACCAAACCTCACCGAGATAGGTGTAAGCGGTGACCCTGCTGCTGCGTTTTGGACCATCAAGCACGGTATCAAAGCGACAGGCATGCCAGCCTGGGGTAAGAGCATGGACGACCAGTACATCTGGGGAATCGTCGCGTTCCTGGACCAGCTACCGCAACTCAATGCTGAGCAGTACCAGATGATGGTCGCTTCCAGTGGTGGTCACCAACATGGCGGTGGCGAAAGCGATATGCATAACCATGAAGGCCAACACGGTGGTGCGAAATCAGGTCATGGAAATCATGATGATTCCGCAGCAAACGGCGTGGCTGAGGAAAGTCATGATCATGGCAGTTCGCATTCGGAGTCTTCATCAGTAGCGGAGCACCACGGTGAACACGAGTCCGGCGAGGCGCACTCGGACCACCACACAGGTTCTACTCCCAAAACCCATGTGCACAAAGACGGGAAGGAGCACACTCATGACAAGTAA
- a CDS encoding copper resistance protein B has product MANSVARPSLLAFAVSLGVLGVSPSFAAEMDHSGMDHSAMGHGAMQMDHASSQAAMPGMDHSQMGASKQPTQPAPVDHSKMGHGQPKAKPASMDHSKMDHGSMKGMDHGSMEGMDHGAMGHSTMGNGNADSPTPTSRTPIPVLTDADRQAAFPPLDGHKMDDSGFNSFFLLDQLEYQDADEGSTLAWDASGWVGGDINRLWIRSEGERTNGVTEDAELQLLYGRSVSPWWDVVAGVRQDFKPEDPQTWAAFGIQGLALYDFEAEATAFIGENGQTAARLEGEYDILLTNRLILQPTAEANFYGKNDPERGVGSGLANTEVGLRLRYEIVRQFAPYIGVTWSRSYGKTADFIRDEGGDVDEARFVAGIRMWF; this is encoded by the coding sequence ATGGCCAATAGCGTTGCACGACCATCGCTGCTGGCATTCGCCGTTTCTTTAGGTGTGCTGGGCGTTTCGCCCAGCTTCGCCGCTGAAATGGATCATTCCGGAATGGACCACTCGGCAATGGGCCACGGTGCCATGCAGATGGACCACGCCTCATCACAGGCTGCGATGCCGGGCATGGACCACAGCCAGATGGGCGCGAGCAAGCAACCCACGCAACCTGCACCCGTTGATCACAGCAAAATGGGCCATGGCCAGCCCAAAGCGAAACCCGCCTCGATGGACCACAGCAAGATGGACCATGGAAGCATGAAAGGCATGGATCACGGGTCCATGGAAGGCATGGATCATGGCGCGATGGGTCATTCCACGATGGGAAACGGGAACGCTGATTCGCCGACCCCGACCAGCCGTACGCCAATCCCGGTGCTGACTGATGCCGACCGGCAGGCTGCCTTCCCCCCGCTTGACGGGCACAAAATGGATGACAGCGGGTTCAACAGCTTTTTCTTGCTAGACCAACTGGAATACCAAGATGCCGATGAAGGTAGCACGCTTGCTTGGGATGCATCCGGCTGGGTGGGCGGCGATATCAATAGGCTCTGGATTCGCTCGGAAGGTGAACGAACCAATGGTGTGACTGAAGATGCTGAGCTGCAGCTCCTCTATGGCCGCTCGGTAAGCCCGTGGTGGGATGTTGTCGCCGGCGTCCGGCAGGATTTCAAACCGGAGGATCCGCAGACCTGGGCTGCGTTCGGTATTCAGGGCCTGGCCCTGTATGACTTCGAAGCTGAAGCCACCGCCTTTATCGGCGAGAACGGTCAAACCGCTGCCCGTCTGGAGGGCGAGTACGACATCTTGCTAACCAATCGTTTAATTCTTCAGCCAACCGCTGAGGCCAACTTTTATGGCAAGAACGACCCGGAACGCGGCGTCGGCTCTGGCCTGGCAAACACCGAAGTCGGGCTGCGGTTACGGTACGAGATTGTTCGCCAGTTCGCGCCATACATAGGTGTCACCTGGAGCCGTTCCTACGGCAAAACCGCCGATTTCATTCGGGATGAAGGCGGGGACGTGGACGAAGCTCGTTTTGTGGCCGGTATTCGGATGTGGTTTTGA
- a CDS encoding copper resistance system multicopper oxidase, whose amino-acid sequence MQSKTTRRSFVKGLAATGLLGGLGMWRAPVWAVTSPGQPNVLTGTDFDLYIGELPVNITGAARTAMAINGSLPGPILRWREGDTVTLRVRNRLKQDTSIHWHGIILPANMDGVPGLSFHGIAPDGMYEYKFKVHQNGTYWYHSHSGFQEQVGVYGALVIDAKDPEPFTYDRDYVVMLSDWTDEDPARVMSKLKKQSDYYNFHKRTVGDFVDDVSEKGWSAAVADRKMWAEMKMSPTDLADVSGHTYTYLMNGQAPNGNWTGIFKPGEKIRLRFINGSAMTYFDVRIPGLKMTVVAADGQYVKPVSIDEFRIAVAETYDVIVEPENEQAYTIFAQSMDRTGYSRGTLAVREGLQAPVPAVDPRPLISMSDMGMDHGSMGGMDHGSMAGMDHSKMAGMDHGSMAGMDHSKMAGMDHGSMAGMDHSKMAGMDHGSMAGMDHSKMAGMDHGSMAGMDHSKMAGMDHGNMTGMDQSNMAASGAMQNHPASETNNPLVDMQTMTPTPKLSDPGIGLRDNGRRVLTYSDLRSTFIDPDGREPGRTIELHLTGHMEKFAWSFDGIKFSDAEPLRLKYGERLRITLVNDTMMTHPIHLHGMWSDLEDEDGNFMVRKHTIDMPPGSKRSYRVTADALGRWAYHCHLMYHMEMGMFREVRVDE is encoded by the coding sequence ATGCAAAGCAAAACCACGAGACGTTCATTCGTCAAAGGCCTGGCTGCTACCGGACTACTGGGTGGGCTGGGCATGTGGCGCGCGCCGGTCTGGGCCGTAACCAGCCCTGGCCAGCCTAACGTACTGACCGGCACCGATTTTGACCTGTACATCGGGGAGCTCCCGGTGAACATTACCGGGGCAGCTCGAACGGCGATGGCCATCAACGGTTCGCTGCCAGGACCAATACTCCGTTGGCGCGAAGGCGACACGGTCACGCTACGGGTTCGCAACCGCTTGAAGCAGGACACGTCCATCCACTGGCACGGCATCATCCTGCCGGCGAATATGGACGGCGTGCCGGGTCTAAGCTTCCATGGCATCGCTCCCGACGGCATGTACGAGTACAAGTTCAAGGTCCACCAGAACGGCACCTACTGGTACCACAGCCATTCGGGCTTCCAGGAGCAGGTCGGTGTTTACGGTGCGCTGGTGATTGATGCCAAGGATCCAGAGCCTTTCACCTACGATCGTGACTATGTCGTCATGCTGAGTGATTGGACCGACGAAGACCCGGCGCGGGTTATGTCCAAGCTCAAAAAACAGTCGGACTATTACAACTTCCACAAGCGCACCGTTGGCGACTTCGTCGACGACGTGAGCGAGAAAGGTTGGTCTGCTGCTGTGGCCGATCGAAAGATGTGGGCCGAGATGAAGATGAGCCCAACCGATCTCGCTGACGTGAGCGGGCACACCTACACCTACCTCATGAACGGCCAGGCGCCAAATGGGAACTGGACGGGAATCTTCAAGCCAGGGGAGAAAATCCGGCTTCGCTTTATCAATGGCTCGGCGATGACCTATTTCGACGTGCGGATCCCCGGCTTGAAAATGACGGTTGTCGCAGCCGACGGTCAGTACGTTAAGCCAGTGTCGATCGATGAATTCCGGATTGCCGTTGCTGAAACCTACGATGTCATTGTCGAGCCTGAAAACGAGCAGGCTTACACCATCTTTGCTCAATCCATGGATCGCACCGGCTATTCAAGGGGTACCTTGGCTGTCCGTGAGGGCCTGCAGGCACCGGTGCCGGCTGTAGATCCAAGGCCTCTCATCTCCATGAGTGATATGGGGATGGACCACGGCAGCATGGGTGGCATGGATCACGGCAGCATGGCCGGTATGGACCACAGCAAGATGGCTGGCATGGACCACGGCAGCATGGCCGGTATGGACCATAGCAAGATGGCTGGCATGGACCACGGCAGCATGGCCGGTATGGACCATAGCAAGATGGCTGGCATGGACCACGGCAGCATGGCCGGTATGGACCATAGCAAGATGGCTGGCATGGACCACGGCAGCATGGCCGGTATGGACCATAGCAAGATGGCTGGCATGGACCACGGCAACATGACCGGTATGGACCAAAGCAATATGGCCGCCAGCGGTGCCATGCAGAACCATCCCGCCTCCGAAACAAACAACCCTCTGGTCGATATGCAGACCATGACCCCTACGCCAAAGCTGAGCGATCCGGGGATCGGGCTTCGCGATAACGGGCGTCGGGTTCTCACGTATTCGGATTTGCGTAGCACCTTCATCGACCCTGACGGCCGGGAACCTGGCCGGACAATCGAACTGCACCTTACCGGGCATATGGAAAAGTTCGCTTGGTCCTTCGATGGGATCAAGTTTTCTGACGCAGAGCCGCTGCGGCTCAAGTACGGCGAGCGCCTGCGTATTACCTTGGTCAACGACACCATGATGACTCACCCCATCCATCTGCACGGCATGTGGAGTGACCTGGAGGATGAGGACGGCAATTTCATGGTGCGAAAACACACGATCGATATGCCGCCTGGCTCGAAACGAAGCTATCGCGTAACCGCAGATGCACTCGGGCGCTGGGCCTATCACTGTCACCTCATGTACCACATGGAGATGGGCATGTTCCGAGAAGTCCGCGTGGACGAATGA
- a CDS encoding co-regulatory protein PtrA N-terminal domain-containing protein encodes MNMIKAIVMVVTFGMASLALAEGGADRTFARMEAARASSMQAYQVAQEKKAEAPVTAQSQKHPGHESC; translated from the coding sequence ATGAACATGATCAAAGCGATTGTGATGGTAGTCACCTTCGGCATGGCGAGCCTCGCCCTGGCTGAAGGCGGCGCGGATCGCACCTTCGCCAGGATGGAAGCTGCACGTGCATCTTCCATGCAGGCTTACCAGGTTGCTCAGGAGAAAAAAGCAGAGGCTCCTGTTACCGCCCAAAGCCAAAAGCACCCCGGCCACGAGAGCTGCTGA
- a CDS encoding heavy metal response regulator transcription factor, whose amino-acid sequence MKLLVAEDEPKIGAYLQQGLTEAGFTVDRVVTGTDALQYALSEAYDLLILDVMMPGLDGWEVLRMVRAAGKEVPVLFLTARDGVDDRVKGLELGADDYLVKPFAFSELLARVRTLLRRGSSGYAQTTMKMADLEVDLLKRRATRNGKRIDLTAKEFSLLELLMRRRGEVLPKSLIASQVWDMNFDSDTNVIEVAVRRLRAKIDDDFAPKLIHTVRGMGYLMDVPE is encoded by the coding sequence ATGAAATTACTCGTAGCCGAAGATGAGCCAAAAATCGGGGCCTACCTGCAGCAAGGGCTGACGGAGGCAGGCTTTACCGTCGATCGTGTGGTCACAGGGACCGACGCGCTGCAATACGCTTTGAGCGAGGCGTATGACCTGCTGATTCTTGATGTAATGATGCCGGGGCTAGACGGCTGGGAGGTGCTGCGGATGGTACGTGCGGCAGGGAAAGAGGTCCCAGTCTTGTTTTTGACGGCCCGTGATGGCGTGGACGATCGCGTGAAAGGGTTAGAACTCGGGGCTGACGATTACCTGGTCAAACCCTTTGCATTCTCGGAACTGCTAGCGCGTGTGCGCACTTTGCTGCGAAGAGGCAGCAGTGGCTATGCTCAGACCACTATGAAGATGGCTGACCTGGAGGTAGACCTGCTTAAGCGCCGGGCCACCCGAAATGGCAAGCGGATCGACCTCACAGCCAAGGAGTTCTCCTTACTGGAACTACTCATGCGCCGACGCGGCGAGGTACTGCCGAAGTCCCTGATCGCATCGCAGGTGTGGGATATGAACTTCGACAGCGACACTAACGTGATCGAGGTTGCTGTTCGTAGGTTGCGGGCCAAGATTGATGACGATTTCGCCCCCAAGCTCATACATACAGTTCGTGGCATGGGCTATCTGATGGATGTTCCCGAGTAA
- a CDS encoding heavy metal sensor histidine kinase yields the protein MRAQSSLVKRLTLMFMFAVIAVLVVAGVSFYMLSQHHFQMLDEQALAEKLESTRHILSLSAARDELEDQEPQLRALLGAHQDLSAEILDADGTVLFSDSKASRIPERFKQASSGAVWDWQIDSRNFRGITSQLAIAQAQAPVTVMLMLDVTSHAHFFKTLQWWFGIGLVISALVSAGLGWIVAKSGLRPVGQITKVATSMSARSLRERIPLEPVPLELQELILSFNGMLARLEDAFVRLSNFSADIAHELRTPVSNLLTHTEVVLTKKRDLDAYEDNLYSNLEDLKRMSRMIDDMLFLAKADNGLIIPEQVDIDLVGLVSRLIEYYQLAAEDRSIRLALQGEGTIRGDRLMIDRAVSNILSNALRYTPEGHDIAVRIVEAADQVNLSVQNNGATIDPEHINKIFDRFYRADPARREGSPSNAGLGLAITRSIIEAHGGRIWCTSADGVTSFHIALPHAKQSTSKPQTA from the coding sequence ATGCGCGCCCAATCGTCGCTCGTTAAACGCCTTACCCTCATGTTCATGTTCGCGGTCATCGCCGTATTGGTCGTTGCCGGCGTGAGCTTCTACATGCTCAGTCAGCACCATTTCCAGATGCTGGATGAGCAAGCCCTGGCCGAGAAACTCGAATCCACCCGGCACATCCTTTCACTTTCAGCAGCACGTGATGAACTTGAGGATCAGGAGCCTCAACTGCGTGCTTTGTTGGGGGCTCATCAGGACCTTTCTGCGGAGATTCTTGATGCTGACGGTACTGTCCTGTTCTCGGACTCCAAGGCATCCCGCATCCCTGAGCGCTTTAAGCAGGCCTCTTCTGGCGCCGTTTGGGACTGGCAAATCGACTCGCGGAACTTCCGGGGGATTACCTCTCAACTGGCTATAGCGCAGGCGCAGGCGCCGGTAACAGTCATGTTGATGCTGGATGTCACCAGCCATGCCCACTTTTTCAAGACGCTGCAATGGTGGTTCGGCATTGGCTTGGTCATCAGCGCTCTGGTTAGTGCAGGATTGGGGTGGATCGTGGCCAAGAGCGGTCTTCGGCCGGTTGGGCAGATCACCAAGGTGGCGACATCCATGTCTGCCCGGTCCCTTCGCGAGCGAATTCCATTGGAGCCCGTGCCGCTTGAATTGCAGGAGCTGATCCTCTCCTTCAACGGAATGCTTGCACGCCTGGAAGACGCGTTCGTCCGGCTATCAAACTTCTCAGCCGACATCGCACATGAGCTGCGGACTCCGGTAAGTAATCTTCTGACGCATACCGAAGTCGTTCTGACCAAAAAACGCGACCTCGATGCCTACGAAGACAACCTCTACTCCAATCTTGAAGACCTCAAGCGCATGTCGCGCATGATCGATGACATGCTGTTCCTGGCAAAAGCTGATAACGGCTTGATCATCCCCGAGCAGGTTGATATCGATCTGGTCGGGCTAGTGTCCAGACTGATTGAGTACTACCAGCTTGCAGCCGAAGACCGAAGCATTCGGCTTGCCCTTCAAGGCGAAGGTACGATCCGTGGTGACCGGCTAATGATTGACCGGGCGGTTTCCAACATTCTATCCAACGCTTTGCGCTATACCCCCGAAGGCCACGATATCGCCGTCCGGATTGTCGAGGCGGCTGATCAAGTGAACCTGTCCGTCCAGAACAATGGGGCCACGATTGATCCGGAACATATCAACAAAATCTTCGACCGGTTCTATCGCGCTGACCCTGCAAGGCGGGAAGGAAGCCCAAGCAACGCCGGCTTGGGTCTGGCCATAACGCGTTCGATCATCGAGGCTCATGGTGGGCGAATTTGGTGTACCTCCGCTGACGGCGTGACGAGTTTTCACATCGCTCTGCCGCACGCCAAACAATCCACTTCCAAGCCTCAAACGGCTTAA
- a CDS encoding TolC family protein, with protein MTPPRYRLGMACLAALISLLSTLPAQATPLSLEEALQLAERNAPILQARQEQMTAARHAVIPAGELPDPRLNLGVQNLPVDGSDRWSMNRDFMTMQVVGLSQEVPNRDKREARVETARASVERADAEAVFERLKVRAATAQAWVAAYTVQRKLQQFEDFYKENRLLAAAIRARLAGGTGATADALAPDQEAAQLDEQKDVLLTQAAQARAALKRWIGEDADPQAQAFPRWPVSAPDYLHAIHAHPELATYNALTREAQAQVHQALAEKKSDWGWQVDYQRRGPEFSNMVSLQVSFQLPLFAGSRQDPMIAARRAQVRQLEDEQEAALREHKAQLETDLADYQRLQRAVQRSRETLLPLAEDRVRLALADYRAGKSPLSEVLTARRQRVETRLQDIDLQGQLAATAARLHFAYGEVRA; from the coding sequence ATGACTCCCCCACGTTACCGATTAGGGATGGCATGTCTGGCCGCTCTGATCAGCCTGTTGTCGACGTTACCGGCTCAGGCTACACCGTTGTCTCTGGAGGAAGCGCTTCAACTTGCCGAACGCAATGCCCCCATCCTCCAGGCCAGGCAAGAGCAAATGACGGCCGCTCGACACGCTGTGATCCCAGCAGGCGAGCTGCCTGATCCACGTCTCAACCTAGGAGTGCAGAACCTTCCTGTTGACGGCAGTGATCGTTGGAGCATGAACCGCGATTTCATGACGATGCAGGTTGTCGGCCTCTCCCAGGAAGTACCAAACCGGGACAAGCGGGAGGCACGAGTTGAGACGGCACGAGCGAGCGTTGAGCGAGCCGATGCAGAGGCGGTGTTCGAGCGCTTAAAAGTGCGTGCTGCCACAGCCCAAGCTTGGGTCGCGGCGTACACCGTTCAACGGAAACTGCAGCAGTTTGAGGACTTCTACAAAGAAAACCGTCTGTTGGCCGCAGCAATCCGCGCACGCCTGGCCGGCGGTACCGGCGCGACGGCCGACGCACTTGCTCCTGACCAGGAAGCTGCGCAACTCGATGAGCAAAAAGATGTTCTGCTCACACAGGCCGCTCAGGCACGGGCTGCACTCAAGCGATGGATTGGAGAGGATGCTGATCCGCAAGCTCAAGCATTTCCGCGCTGGCCAGTGAGCGCGCCGGACTATCTACACGCTATACATGCACATCCAGAATTGGCGACCTACAACGCCCTTACGCGGGAAGCACAAGCTCAAGTGCACCAAGCCTTGGCAGAAAAGAAGTCGGACTGGGGGTGGCAGGTGGATTACCAGCGGCGCGGGCCTGAATTCAGCAATATGGTGAGCCTGCAGGTAAGTTTCCAACTGCCCTTGTTCGCTGGCTCACGGCAGGACCCGATGATCGCGGCACGTCGCGCACAAGTCCGGCAACTGGAGGACGAACAGGAAGCGGCATTGCGTGAGCATAAAGCGCAGCTGGAGACAGATCTTGCGGATTACCAGCGATTGCAGCGAGCAGTGCAGCGCAGCCGTGAAACATTGTTACCGCTAGCGGAGGATCGAGTCCGCCTCGCCCTTGCTGACTATCGAGCCGGTAAATCACCCTTAAGTGAGGTTCTCACCGCTCGACGTCAGCGGGTTGAAACACGACTGCAAGACATCGATCTGCAAGGACAGTTGGCCGCGACAGCTGCACGGCTGCACTTCGCGTATGGAGAGGTGCGCGCATGA
- a CDS encoding efflux RND transporter periplasmic adaptor subunit, whose amino-acid sequence MRNSTISLVVLAALAIGGGVGYQLAKRGQVSTASPETLQKVLYWYDPMYPQQHFPAPGKSPFMDMPLVPKYQESTAAEVSPAVQVSQGLQQNLGVRLATVAKGQLARTLQVSGVLTFDERDFSVLQARTGGYVERTYGRATGDVVAKGAPLADVLTPEWAGLQEEYLALQRSGDNELRAAARQRLLLAGMPADLINRIDRTGRVQNSVTLLAPTAGVLQALELRPGMTMTPGATLAKINGIANVWLEAAVPEAQAQGLQEGQAVQANLAAFPGEPVPGKLTALLADADLQSRTLRLRIELPNPGGRLRPGMTAQVSLHPSGQQDDSLLVPAEAIIRTGKRDLVMVSEDGGRFRPVEVVLGQESAGQVVVLRGLQAGQRVVASGQFLLDSEASLKGIEAVTAGDAPLAQPVQPALHQANGRIVQIEGNQLTIAHGPFVTLGMPGMTMTFPVADPRLIAGLKVGERIRFGVRERDEGMVIEQITQQENQP is encoded by the coding sequence ATGAGAAATTCAACTATCAGCCTTGTGGTATTGGCCGCGTTGGCTATCGGCGGTGGCGTTGGCTATCAGCTAGCAAAGCGTGGGCAGGTGTCCACTGCCTCCCCTGAAACGCTACAGAAGGTGCTGTATTGGTATGACCCGATGTACCCCCAGCAGCACTTTCCAGCACCGGGCAAGTCGCCCTTCATGGACATGCCACTGGTGCCGAAGTACCAGGAAAGCACCGCTGCTGAGGTGAGCCCCGCAGTTCAAGTTTCACAGGGGCTCCAACAAAACCTGGGGGTCCGTCTGGCTACCGTAGCGAAAGGGCAGCTTGCTCGAACCCTCCAGGTGAGCGGCGTGCTTACCTTCGATGAGCGGGATTTTAGCGTTCTGCAGGCTCGTACCGGTGGCTACGTCGAACGCACCTATGGCCGCGCTACAGGCGACGTGGTTGCCAAGGGCGCCCCATTGGCAGATGTGTTGACGCCTGAATGGGCGGGCTTGCAGGAAGAGTACCTGGCGCTTCAGCGATCTGGGGACAATGAATTGCGCGCTGCAGCTCGGCAACGACTACTGCTGGCGGGTATGCCTGCCGATCTTATCAACCGGATTGACCGTACGGGAAGGGTCCAGAATTCGGTAACGCTCTTGGCCCCAACAGCAGGCGTCCTTCAGGCTCTGGAATTGCGGCCAGGCATGACAATGACACCGGGTGCAACGTTGGCGAAGATCAATGGTATCGCGAACGTCTGGCTTGAGGCCGCAGTACCTGAAGCGCAAGCCCAAGGCCTACAGGAAGGACAGGCAGTGCAGGCGAATCTGGCAGCGTTCCCAGGCGAACCTGTTCCCGGCAAGCTGACCGCATTGCTGGCTGATGCGGATCTGCAAAGCCGCACCTTGCGGCTTCGTATAGAACTGCCCAACCCCGGCGGCCGGTTGCGCCCAGGCATGACCGCGCAGGTTTCCCTCCATCCGTCCGGGCAACAGGATGACAGCCTACTGGTGCCAGCCGAGGCGATCATTCGGACGGGGAAACGCGATCTCGTAATGGTGTCAGAAGACGGAGGTCGATTCCGGCCGGTGGAAGTAGTGCTCGGCCAGGAAAGTGCTGGCCAGGTGGTCGTGCTGCGAGGCCTTCAGGCGGGCCAGCGCGTTGTGGCGTCCGGGCAGTTTCTGCTGGACTCCGAAGCGAGCTTGAAAGGTATCGAGGCCGTTACTGCTGGCGATGCTCCACTTGCGCAACCTGTACAGCCGGCTCTACATCAGGCCAATGGGCGCATCGTTCAAATAGAAGGTAATCAGCTGACCATCGCTCATGGACCGTTCGTGACGCTGGGCATGCCTGGTATGACGATGACTTTCCCTGTGGCAGATCCCCGCTTGATTGCCGGACTCAAGGTTGGCGAACGCATCCGGTTTGGAGTGCGCGAGCGCGATGAAGGCATGGTCATCGAGCAAATAACCCAGCAGGAGAACCAGCCATGA